The Dehalobacter sp. genomic sequence CTATTGATTTCGGACTTCTGGATTTCTGCCGGGTTTGTAATAAATGTTCGGACAATTGTCCGGCCGGTGCCATTACCCATGATAAAGATCCTGTTGTACAAAACGGTTATCTGCGCTGGAACAGTGATATGAAGAAATGCGCAGCCTTCCGGGCCGGCAATGACGAAGGTGTCAACTGCGGCAGATGTTTAAAAGTCTGTCCGTGGAATTCTAAAGAAGACTCCTGGTTCCATGAAGCAGGGTTGTGGATCGGCAGTAAAGGCGAGGCCGCATCCTCATTGCTTAAGAGCATTGATGATATGTTCGGTTACGGTACTGAAGAGATTACCCAATATAAATGGTGGCTGGAATGGCCTGAGCTTTATAAAATCAATATTCCCAGTTAATTGAATTAACTTAATTTCTAAGTATTATTAAGAGGCACGTTATTGAACGTGCCTCTTAATAATACTTAATCGAATTGTAGAAAGAATTACCTTTTTCTGAGTGTTGCAGACCTGATCAGAGGAAATATAAAAATGTAAAACTTGAGGTTTTAGTTATATATTAAATTAAAATAGCAAAAATGATTGTATAATAAATTTAAGAATAATGTAAAATATATGTACTCGCTTTGCATTGCTTTTTAAGTACGGTATTTGGTTAATATGTTCTTCCTTGGCGTGGACTAGATTCAATTGTTACGTTTTTAATTGTTTTTTGGTGTAGAGTTTAGTTGCGGGACGTACATCTGTTATTACAAAAAGGATTTAGTGGGTGACAAAATAAATCCTGGGGCTGGTAATGGCGGTGAATAATTGGGAAGGGGGAGGCGTATGCAATACGATTATGGAAGATGCGAGGGGGCAAGGGCTATTCCTGACACTTTCTATCCAATTGAAAAACTGAGGGAATTCACGCATATAGGAGTAGTAAAAACCTATGCTAAGGACAGTAATGTGATCTTACCGGGAGGCAAGGATTATATGCTGGTTTATGTGCTTTCTGGAAGGATAAGTTTGAACCTGATGACGGAAGACGGCAGGGAAAGAGTGATTTATTTTTCAGGAGAAAATGGAATTTTGGGTCGTTTGTATAAGATGGAAAATGAAAATGATGCTTATGCGGTTGCCATAGAAGATTCTAAAGTATGTCTTTTTTTCGAAGAGCACCTCAGAATTATTTTCCGTCAAGATGAAGACATGATCTTTGAAGTGCTTAGAAATTGTCTTTCCAAAGTAAGTTATTATATGAGACAAACGATAGAAAGAGACTTTTACAATCCAACGATTAGAATCTTAAGATTGTTGCATGGACTTTATCTTACCAATGGAATATCGGTAGGAGATTCTTACGAAATACGTATGGACTTATCATTGCAATTTATTTCTGAGATAACAGGAGCACATTATGTTACAGTCTCCAAAGTATTAAAGTATTTAAAGGAACAAAAAATTATTGAAAAGAAGAAAGACAAAATAATTATTCATGATCTGGAGAAACTTAAAGAATTAACCCATGAGAAGCATATTTATAAATATATTTATTAGAATTAAGTTTGACAATTCATTTTATACAAATTATTTTTTGTATTCCATTTCATTAGAGAAATGGAGTATTTTTTTGTATTATTGTAAATTACCTGTGTCTCTATTAGTAGGCTATAGCCTATTGAATTTTCCAGTCAACAGTTCAGCAAAAATATTTTGTAGATGTATAGCTTTTAGTTATACAACTAAACTTCACTCAAAATTATTAAATACAATGTACCTATAGTCATAAAAATGACTGAATTATTAAAAGGGAGGTGAAAATGATGGGTACATTCTTAATTTTTTTAGCAGGCGTATTATTCTTAGCGGGTATTTTATTTATTAGACCCCGTGCTAAACGTGAACAAATGTGGAAAACAGTAGTAAATTGGGCCTTGTTTGTTACTTGGTATGGGATTACCTGGATGGGAATTTCCTTTGTCTACATGAACGCATCGGTTGGACATGTCAAAGCCACAAGCACAGCGATGTTTCTGTTTCTGGGGATATCTGTGGTTCTTGCCGTTGTTCAGGCCTGCCTGCTGGAATTCATTGGTGTGAGAAAAGCGGGGAATACAGGTGAATTACAAGCCTGATAGGATGTGAAAATACGGTGATTAATGAACAAGAGAAAAAGTTTCAGTTAGGCCGCAGGAATTTTCTCAAAGCTGGTGCCGGAGCTGCAGCCCTAGGAGCAGCGACGGCTCTGAAAGCACCTACCATAGTGGCGGGAGCGGTTGGCGAGAGCATGAAGTATACGCCTGCGGCAAAGGGACAGTGGTCCAAACTGCATCCAGTGCATGACATGGGAAGCGCAACAATACATTTTGTAGAACATAACGATCAGTGGTTGGGAACCTCAAAGATAATTGGCCCAATCAAAAATCCGAGTGAATACGATGGCGGATTTGAACAAATTGCCGCAGGAAAAGTCAGTCAAAGGGGCCAATTGGGGCTTTATAACATGAATACGAAGGATCCTTTTGGTAGTGCAATTATAATGGGAGCCGGGATGGTAGCAGGTTTCCTGGAAGGTATTCCTGCCCCAAAGAAAATGGAGATCCCTGATCCTGAACAAATGTCACAACACATCAAGGATGTTGCTTATTTTTTGCGGGCTGATGACGTGGGTATAGGCAGGATGCCTTCGTATGCGTATTATGGCACAAAATGTATTTATCCGCCTTTTCCGGGAAGACAGTATGTGGAATTCACCAGGGAACAATTAGTTCGGCCGGTTACCGAACGCCTGCCATATGCGATCGTGGTAATGGTTGATCAGCATTTGGAGACAATGCTCGCTTCGACAGGGTATGACGCAATTAGCATCTCCCAGTCCTTCAGAGGCTATCATGCGACAGGGGTCATTGCTGCTATTATGGCCCAATATATCCGGAATCTGGGATATAACGCCAGGGCTAATTATGCTGTGGATTATAACGGTGTCATGCCTCCTGTTATTATCGCCGCAGGGTTGGGAGAACTATCCCGTACAGGCGATTGCACGATTCACCCCCGGTTAGGATTCCGCCATAAAGTTGCTGCGGTCACTACGGATTTGCCGCTTGCACCGGATAAACCCATTGATTTTGGGTTACTTGACTTCTGTCGTGTATGTAAGAAATGTGCGGAAAATTGTCCTGCCGGAGCCATTAATACGGATATGGATATGGGACAATATAACGGATATTTGCGTTGGAATAATGACACGAACAAATGTGCTGAATTTCGGGCCAGTAATGAGGACGGTGTATGCTGCGGACGATGCATGAAGGTCTGTCCCTGGAATTCCAAAGAGGAATCCTGGTTCCATCAAGCTGGTACCTGGATTGGAAGCAAAAGTGAAACATCATCAAAATTATTAAAATCAATTGATGATATGTTCGGGTATGGAACAGAAACTGTCGATAAATATAAATGGTGGCTGGAATGGCCGGAACTGTATAAGCTTCCACCTGTAAGCATTCTGACTGAACCTTTGCCGCCGGATCCCATTTTTTCGGCATTAGGGAAAAATAAACCGTAACAATCCGAAAGTTAAAACAATAAGCTGATTGGATGTGAATAAAACGGTGATTAATAAACACGACAGGAAGTTCCAGCTAAGCCGCAGGAATTTTCTCAAAGCCGGTGCCGCAGCCATAGCCTTGGGCGCAGTTGGAGTGGTCAAAACTCCTTCTAAGGCGGCAAATGCGGCGGGAGGAAGTCTGGGGTATACTGCTGCAGCGAAAGGGCAATGGTCCAAATTGCATCCGGTACATGACCTCGGCAGTGCCAGCATACGTTATGTAGAAAGCAATGATCAGTGGCTGGGTACCTCAAAAATAGTTGGGAAAATCAAAAATATCAGTGAAGCAGATAATGGATTTAATCGTGCTACCAGAGGGTTGCTCCCAGATCCCCGGATACAGCTCGCGTCTTTGGCGCTTCCTACCCATCCTTTTCCATTGGCACAGCTGATGACAGTTGTTTTAGTAGGGCCGGACCCTGTAGTTGAAGGACCGGCCGCCCCTAAAAAATTACCGATACCTGATCCTGAGCAGATGTCACAACATATTAAAGATACTGCCTATTTTTTGCGCGCCGACGATGTCGCTATCGGAAAAATGCCTGAGTTCGGATATTATTCTGAGAAGGTTATTGACCCGGCGGGGCTATTGAACAAACCTGTGTCGGAGTGTGTTAAACCGGTAACAGAACGGCTGCCCTATGTCATCGCCGTGATGGTTGACCAACACTTGGAAACCATGCTGGCGTCGACCGGATATGATGGGATTAGCGGCTCGCAGTCACTAAGGGGTTATCATGCGGTCGCAAACATTGCTGTTATTTTGGCCAACTATATCCGTGCCCTTGGATATAATGCCCGGGCGAGTCATTTTGTCAATTATGTTGTTGTAATGCCGACGGTTCTCATATCTGCAGGCTTAGGGGAAATGTCCCGGGCCGGGGACTGTACAATTCATCCCCGTTTAGGATACCGGCATAAAGCGGCTGCTGTGACCACTGATTTGCCACTGGCACCAGATAAACCGATTGATTTTGGGATCCAGGAGTTTTGCAGGGTATGTAAAAAATGCGCGGAAAACTGTCCGACCCAATCAATTTCGACTGATACGGATCAGACCGAGTACAACGGATATATGCGATGGAACCTCAATAGTGATACATGTACTCAACTTAGAATAATTAACGAAAACGGTCAAGGCTGTGGACGGTGTATGAAGGTTTGCCCATGGAACTCCAAAGAGGACTCCTGGTTCCACCAGGCGGGAACGTGGGTAGGCAGTCAAAACGAATCTTCTTCGAAATTGCTGAAAGCTATTGACGACATGTTTGGGTACGGAACGGAACAGATAGAGAAATATAAATGGTGGCTGGAGTGGCCCGAATTGTATAAGTATACACCCCCCGACCTTTCAGGACCTGTCTTTAAACATTAAGTCGCCGGATGCGGGAAGTTAGAAATTTGTCAGTTAATAGGTACTATTAGCGGCTGCTGGCAACAAATTTTAATATTTGTTGCCAGCAGTTTATCAAAAATATAAAAATAGTTTTGATATATTTTTGCATGTATAGATATATGAGATACCATTACGAGGCAAAACTGTAGGATCCAACCGGTATCAAAGAGGAATTTAAAGGAGGATGATTGAAAGTGGTGGACTTGAAAGTCCTGACTCAAGCGATGTCCGATTTGGACGAAGACGTATTAAACAAGGCTATTGATGAAGTACTAAGCAAAGACGACAACGCCGCCGAAGCTCAACAAGTTGTTAAAGCCTGTCAGCAAGGTATGACGCTCGTGGGTGAGCGTTATGATTCGGGTGAGTACTTTATCGGGGACTTGGTCTTCGCCGGGGAAGTGTTGCAAAGTGTAAATGGACAAGCTCAAGCCGGCTTTAAGTGCAGGATCCTCAGCAAAAGGCGGAAAAATTGTCCTGGCAACAGTTTTTGGGGATCTTCACGATATCGGCAAAAACATCTTCAGGTCGATGGCCGAAGCGGCAGGTTTGGAAGTAGTTGACCTGGGAATCAATGTTCCTGTTAGCCAAATTGTGGACAAGGTAAAAGAGCTTAATCCTGATATAGTAGGACTAAGCGGCGTACTGACTCTGGCCTTAGACAGCATGAAAGATATCGTGGATTGCCTAAATAATACCGGTCTCAGAAATAAAGTCAAGGTTATTATCGGCGGCGTGCCGGTTAATGAAGTGGTTTGCAAAAGCATAGGTGCTGATGGTTTTTCAACGAATGCCGCTGAAGGCGTGAAAATTTGTCAAAGGTGGGTGGGATAAATCATGAGCAACGAAATGACGCCGTATCAAGAACGCTCGAACCGTATTTTCAAGACAATAAATTTGGAACAAGCTGACCGCGTTCCTGTGCTTGGCACTTATGGGACATGGTGTGCCTACTACGCAGGTTATACTCCAGCCCAAGTCGATATCGATCTGGATAAATGCGCGAAAGCCATTGCGAAAGTAGCCACTGATATTCCGGTAGATATGCTTCATATGGTGTCTAACAACCCTGCCGCTCTGCTTCAGTCGCTGGGAAGCAAAAATTATAACTATTTAAGTAAAGATAATATTATCCAGTATAGTGACGAACAAGCCGGGATAATGAGTGGAGACGAATATCCCGAATTTAATAAAGATCCGTTAAGATTCATTGTTGAAAAGATTTTACCACGAAAATTTGCCGAATTGGCTAAGTCTTCTCCCGCGAAAGACGTCGCTTTGGCCAGAGGCGCCATGCACTTTGCCATTTATGGAGCAAAATCGGGGGGAATAACGGGTGCGCTTGCTCAACAGGGAATGCCCCTCTTAGGGGATGGCGTACTTATGCATCCGATTGATTTAATTGCGGATATGTACCGGGGTATTAAAGGAATGTTCGGGGACATGCGCCGCCGCCCGGAGGTAGTCTTAGAAGCGATTGAAGCCTTACTGCCTGTTATATTGAGGTTTGGTATGGGACAGGTTCATATGGCGCCGCCGAAAGCGACCCCCAAAGTGCTTTTTCTCCCGATGCATCTGCCAACCATGATGAAGCTGGCGGATTTTGACAAGTTTTACTGGCCGGCCTTTAAAAAGATGATGGACTTTTTTGCTGCTCAAAACGTCTGTGTTCTTGGATTCTATGAAGGCGACTGGTCACGCTATTATGATCATCTTCAAGAATTGTCGGCGAAGAAATCATTTGGCTGGTTTGAACATGCAAATTTCAAAGAAATTAAGCAAAGTTTAAAAGATACCATGTGCATTGTCGGACTTTTCCCGGCGACTTTACTGCAATATGGAACTGAACAAGAATGTATTGCCAAGGCCAAGGAAATATTGGATATAATGGCCCCCGGCGGCGGATACATTTTTGCCACCGATAGGGAGCTGATTGCAGCACAGGATGGCAAATCAAAAAACATTATCGCCGTAAATAAATTTGTTATGGAGTATGGTATTTATTAATTATTAGAGGAGGTGCGCCTTGCAATGGAAGATAAATTATTGATCTCTTGGAATGAAATACTTAAACAGCACCCGGAACTTGCAGACCAAGATCCCGCTATTGGAATGAGTTGGGATATGGGACAGGAAATGGTTTTTAGCTATTTATTTATGCTGGCAATCTTTTAGAACAAAGAAAATGCGGAAACCTAATAAACTAGTCTTAAAATCATATGACACACTGCTTTTTAGGGCGTGTCGCGAAAACGTTTTTTAATAAACGTTACGACACGCCCTACTCTATTTTGTTCCATTTGTCGACAGCTATGTTAGTAAGCCTGAGAATAGACCTTTTGTTTTAGCAGTTATACTTTTAGGTATTGGCTAATATTTATGATAAAAATTTTTTTCCAGATGTATCGTTTTAGTTATATAACTAAACTTCCAATAAAATCATTTAATACAATGTACCTATAGTCATGAAAACGACTGAATTATCAAAAGGGAGGTGAAAATGATGGGTACATTCTTAATTTTCTTAGCAGGCGTATTATTCTTAGCCGGTATTTTATTTATTAGACCTCGGGCTAAACGTGAACAAATGTGGAAAACAGTAGTTAATTGGGCCTTGTTTGTTATCTGGTATGGGATTACCTGGATGGGGATTTCTTTTATCTACATTAACGCATCGGTTGGGCATGTCAAAGCAACAAGTACAGCAATATTCCTGTTTCTGGGAATCTCTGTGGTTCTTGCCGTTGTTCAGGCCCGCCTGCTGGGCTTCATTGGTGTGAAAAAAGCGGGAAATAAAAGTGAATTACAAGTTTGATAGGATGTGAAAATTCGGTGATTGATGGACAAGAGAAAAAGTTTCAGCTAAGCCGCAGGAATTTTCTCAAAGCTGGCGTTGCAGCCTCTGCGATGGGAGTGATTGGAGCAATCGCAGCTCCGGCTAAAGTGGCCAACGCAGCCGGAGCAAGTCTGAAGTATACTGCTGCAGCGAAGGGACAATGGTCAAAACTTCATCCGGAACATGACTACGGCAGTGCTACAGTACGTTTTGTAGAAAGCAATGATCAGTGGTTGGGTACCACAAAAATAGTTGGAAAAGTTAAGAACTTCAGCGAAGCTGATATGGGATTCAATTTGGCTACCAGGGGGATGCTTCCTAATAAAAAGACACAAGCGGCGTCTTTGAGTTTCTTTTTCAGGCATCCTTTTGGAGCGGCAATAGCCAATGCAGGCATGTTTATTGCTCCGCCCGCTGCGGTTGAAGGAAAGCCGTCTCCCAAAAAACTGGAGATCCCTGATCCGGAACAAATGTCCCAGCATATTA encodes the following:
- a CDS encoding Crp/Fnr family transcriptional regulator, yielding MQYDYGRCEGARAIPDTFYPIEKLREFTHIGVVKTYAKDSNVILPGGKDYMLVYVLSGRISLNLMTEDGRERVIYFSGENGILGRLYKMENENDAYAVAIEDSKVCLFFEEHLRIIFRQDEDMIFEVLRNCLSKVSYYMRQTIERDFYNPTIRILRLLHGLYLTNGISVGDSYEIRMDLSLQFISEITGAHYVTVSKVLKYLKEQKIIEKKKDKIIIHDLEKLKELTHEKHIYKYIY
- a CDS encoding dehalogenase — encoded protein: MMGTFLIFLAGVLFLAGILFIRPRAKREQMWKTVVNWALFVTWYGITWMGISFVYMNASVGHVKATSTAMFLFLGISVVLAVVQACLLEFIGVRKAGNTGELQA
- a CDS encoding reductive dehalogenase, with the translated sequence MINEQEKKFQLGRRNFLKAGAGAAALGAATALKAPTIVAGAVGESMKYTPAAKGQWSKLHPVHDMGSATIHFVEHNDQWLGTSKIIGPIKNPSEYDGGFEQIAAGKVSQRGQLGLYNMNTKDPFGSAIIMGAGMVAGFLEGIPAPKKMEIPDPEQMSQHIKDVAYFLRADDVGIGRMPSYAYYGTKCIYPPFPGRQYVEFTREQLVRPVTERLPYAIVVMVDQHLETMLASTGYDAISISQSFRGYHATGVIAAIMAQYIRNLGYNARANYAVDYNGVMPPVIIAAGLGELSRTGDCTIHPRLGFRHKVAAVTTDLPLAPDKPIDFGLLDFCRVCKKCAENCPAGAINTDMDMGQYNGYLRWNNDTNKCAEFRASNEDGVCCGRCMKVCPWNSKEESWFHQAGTWIGSKSETSSKLLKSIDDMFGYGTETVDKYKWWLEWPELYKLPPVSILTEPLPPDPIFSALGKNKP
- a CDS encoding reductive dehalogenase; amino-acid sequence: MINKHDRKFQLSRRNFLKAGAAAIALGAVGVVKTPSKAANAAGGSLGYTAAAKGQWSKLHPVHDLGSASIRYVESNDQWLGTSKIVGKIKNISEADNGFNRATRGLLPDPRIQLASLALPTHPFPLAQLMTVVLVGPDPVVEGPAAPKKLPIPDPEQMSQHIKDTAYFLRADDVAIGKMPEFGYYSEKVIDPAGLLNKPVSECVKPVTERLPYVIAVMVDQHLETMLASTGYDGISGSQSLRGYHAVANIAVILANYIRALGYNARASHFVNYVVVMPTVLISAGLGEMSRAGDCTIHPRLGYRHKAAAVTTDLPLAPDKPIDFGIQEFCRVCKKCAENCPTQSISTDTDQTEYNGYMRWNLNSDTCTQLRIINENGQGCGRCMKVCPWNSKEDSWFHQAGTWVGSQNESSSKLLKAIDDMFGYGTEQIEKYKWWLEWPELYKYTPPDLSGPVFKH
- a CDS encoding uroporphyrinogen decarboxylase, translating into MSNEMTPYQERSNRIFKTINLEQADRVPVLGTYGTWCAYYAGYTPAQVDIDLDKCAKAIAKVATDIPVDMLHMVSNNPAALLQSLGSKNYNYLSKDNIIQYSDEQAGIMSGDEYPEFNKDPLRFIVEKILPRKFAELAKSSPAKDVALARGAMHFAIYGAKSGGITGALAQQGMPLLGDGVLMHPIDLIADMYRGIKGMFGDMRRRPEVVLEAIEALLPVILRFGMGQVHMAPPKATPKVLFLPMHLPTMMKLADFDKFYWPAFKKMMDFFAAQNVCVLGFYEGDWSRYYDHLQELSAKKSFGWFEHANFKEIKQSLKDTMCIVGLFPATLLQYGTEQECIAKAKEILDIMAPGGGYIFATDRELIAAQDGKSKNIIAVNKFVMEYGIY
- a CDS encoding dehalogenase → MMGTFLIFLAGVLFLAGILFIRPRAKREQMWKTVVNWALFVIWYGITWMGISFIYINASVGHVKATSTAIFLFLGISVVLAVVQARLLGFIGVKKAGNKSELQV